A genomic segment from Rhinatrema bivittatum chromosome 19, aRhiBiv1.1, whole genome shotgun sequence encodes:
- the LOC115081050 gene encoding metabotropic glutamate receptor 6-like: protein MALLHYVWKVRFQNTMGQEIFFDKNGNPPAAYDIYNCYLTSSGSFASVKIGHYDSGAARGQDIKINTSAITWSEDYAQVR, encoded by the coding sequence CTCCTGCATTATGTATGGAAGGTGCGATTCCAGAACACCATGGGCCAGGAGATTTTCTTTGACAAAAATGGAAACCCTCCGGCTGCTTATGACATTTATAACTGTTACCTGACTTCAAGTGGCTCCTTTGCCAGTGTAAAAATTGGCCACTATGACTCTGGAGCTGCCCGTGGCCAGGACATCAAAATCAACACCAGTGCCATCACGTGGAGTGAAGACTATGCACAGGTTAGATGA